Proteins encoded within one genomic window of Bacillus thuringiensis:
- a CDS encoding MFS transporter, with amino-acid sequence MEERMNSTYKWVMLIVAMIAQTTATLITYGVGVFALFWKEEYALTNTESGLLVSIVNIGPLFCMLFVGRLLDQYNEKILISISSFLLGSSLLLTNIVSGFNGLLFVLLLIGMFYSVSQPGGSKVILKWFPKENRGLAMGIRQAGIPIGGALAGVLIPFLTIQYNVTYAINSIACICIIGGVLFFVFYKEPYVQEEARKGHIKISFWTELKVVICKKELYPIYMTGICMISLQMVLVGHFMKFLAGEQLITSIVAGTVFSVMFFSGMIGRVVLAAISDVFYKGNRRIPLFIAVCASIGLVLLLVMSIHTITSGVLYGVSALLGFFSIGWFSLFIAEVAELASEESVGITVSVALTLNQIAITIAPVLFGYVVDEKGYTYAWLCIVILLSISAVSLSRNLPDSK; translated from the coding sequence ATGGAGGAAAGGATGAATAGTACTTATAAGTGGGTTATGTTAATTGTTGCGATGATTGCTCAAACAACAGCGACACTTATAACATATGGTGTCGGGGTTTTCGCTTTATTTTGGAAAGAAGAATATGCACTTACGAATACGGAGAGTGGATTGTTAGTAAGTATTGTAAATATAGGACCGTTATTTTGTATGCTTTTTGTCGGAAGGCTACTTGATCAATATAATGAAAAAATATTAATTTCTATAAGTTCATTTTTGCTAGGGAGTTCGCTCTTACTGACTAATATAGTAAGTGGGTTTAATGGGTTATTATTTGTACTTTTATTAATAGGCATGTTTTATAGTGTTTCCCAGCCAGGAGGAAGTAAAGTGATTTTAAAATGGTTCCCAAAAGAAAATCGTGGATTAGCGATGGGAATAAGGCAAGCTGGTATACCGATTGGTGGCGCGTTAGCGGGAGTGTTAATTCCGTTTCTTACAATACAATATAATGTCACTTACGCGATAAATAGTATTGCATGCATTTGTATAATTGGAGGAGTATTATTCTTTGTGTTTTATAAAGAGCCATATGTTCAGGAGGAAGCGAGGAAAGGACATATTAAAATTTCCTTTTGGACGGAGCTAAAAGTAGTGATATGTAAAAAAGAGTTGTATCCCATTTATATGACGGGTATTTGCATGATTTCATTACAAATGGTGTTAGTTGGACACTTCATGAAATTTTTAGCAGGAGAACAATTAATTACATCTATTGTAGCTGGAACAGTATTTTCAGTTATGTTCTTTTCTGGAATGATTGGTCGTGTTGTATTAGCAGCTATTAGTGATGTGTTTTATAAGGGGAATCGGCGTATACCTTTATTTATAGCTGTCTGTGCTTCTATCGGTTTGGTTCTATTGTTAGTAATGAGTATACATACAATAACGAGTGGAGTATTGTATGGTGTAAGCGCATTGTTAGGCTTCTTTTCAATTGGTTGGTTTAGTCTTTTTATAGCCGAAGTTGCTGAATTGGCAAGTGAAGAATCTGTAGGAATAACAGTGAGTGTAGCACTTACATTAAATCAAATTGCGATTACTATTGCACCTGTTTTATTTGGTTATGTTGTGGACGAGAAAGGGTATACGTATGCGTGGTTGTGTATAGTGATATTACTAAGTATTTCGGCAGTGAGTTTATCCCGCAATTTGCCGGACAGCAAGTAA
- a CDS encoding LysR family transcriptional regulator, translating to MDIKDLTVFYEVAKENNISHAAKNLNYVQSGVTMRIKQLENELGVPLFYRNGKGVTLTSNGEILLTYAKQIIHLMDQSIKAVQSNGTKPKGTLKIGCTESTTAVRLPSILASYYEKYPKVDLILETNTTEQLIKLVLERKLDGAFIAGSNQHAELHTNVFHEEELVLISKKPLSSLKDIEDMNLLAFSHGCYYRSLLENWLQKEDISPKRVLEFGTIEAILACVKSSMGVAIMMKSILKEHEHDVSFNPLPNSFKKVPTTFITRNDIFRSAALQKFMEMTHNA from the coding sequence GTGGACATAAAAGATTTAACTGTATTTTACGAGGTCGCGAAGGAAAATAATATTTCTCACGCAGCGAAAAACTTGAACTACGTACAATCAGGCGTAACAATGCGTATAAAACAACTAGAAAATGAATTAGGCGTGCCTCTATTTTACCGTAACGGAAAAGGGGTAACTTTAACTTCTAACGGCGAGATTTTATTAACGTACGCCAAACAAATTATCCACTTAATGGATCAATCTATAAAAGCGGTTCAAAGTAATGGAACTAAACCAAAAGGCACTTTAAAAATTGGATGTACAGAATCTACAACTGCGGTAAGGCTCCCCTCTATATTAGCGTCCTACTATGAGAAGTACCCAAAAGTCGATTTGATTTTAGAAACAAATACGACTGAACAACTAATTAAGCTTGTATTAGAGCGAAAACTTGACGGAGCATTTATAGCTGGCTCTAATCAGCATGCTGAGCTTCATACAAATGTATTTCATGAAGAAGAATTAGTTCTCATTAGTAAAAAACCTTTATCCTCTCTTAAAGACATAGAAGATATGAATTTACTCGCTTTTAGTCACGGGTGCTATTATAGAAGTTTATTAGAAAACTGGCTTCAAAAAGAAGACATCTCGCCTAAACGAGTATTAGAGTTCGGAACAATTGAAGCTATACTTGCATGTGTAAAATCAAGTATGGGCGTAGCAATTATGATGAAATCAATTTTAAAAGAGCATGAACATGACGTATCATTCAATCCTTTACCCAATAGCTTCAAAAAAGTTCCTACTACTTTCATTACTAGAAACGACATATTTCGCTCAGCTGCATTACAAAAATTTATGGAGATGACTCACAATGCATGA
- a CDS encoding YdcF family protein, with protein MVIPKYPDVPTLTKKQIDQITEITFLKEITPQKCDVIFVFGGSHPGNWQAPLEAYRQGLGNQIIVTGSTSLHGMKHPSWNYGDLSEAEVIVHKLIEHGVPKDAIMFETNSLHSIANVIEAKKIFDFTKINRLLFVCKSLGAGRQYRVLKKHLPKTITCIPYTFDTSFDGEFIMNRYNWMENEKSRSIIFGEYLRNVCYGRKGGIEPPEKEVQGLEEYVSYYYNLA; from the coding sequence ATGGTAATCCCTAAATATCCTGATGTCCCTACTCTTACGAAAAAACAAATCGATCAAATTACAGAAATCACTTTTCTAAAAGAAATAACACCACAAAAATGTGATGTAATTTTCGTTTTCGGTGGTTCTCACCCTGGCAATTGGCAAGCTCCTCTAGAAGCTTATCGACAAGGTTTAGGAAATCAAATTATCGTTACAGGTAGTACTAGTTTGCATGGCATGAAACATCCAAGCTGGAATTACGGGGATTTGTCAGAAGCAGAAGTAATTGTACATAAATTAATTGAACATGGCGTACCAAAAGACGCTATCATGTTTGAGACAAACTCCCTCCATTCTATCGCTAATGTAATAGAAGCGAAAAAGATTTTTGATTTCACAAAGATTAATCGGCTACTATTTGTATGCAAAAGTTTAGGCGCTGGTCGGCAATATCGAGTATTAAAAAAACATTTACCTAAAACGATTACTTGTATCCCATATACATTTGATACAAGTTTCGATGGTGAATTTATAATGAATAGATATAATTGGATGGAAAATGAAAAGAGTCGCTCTATAATTTTTGGAGAATACTTGAGAAATGTTTGCTACGGTAGAAAAGGTGGTATTGAGCCGCCTGAAAAAGAAGTTCAAGGCTTAGAAGAATATGTATCTTACTACTATAATCTAGCATAA
- a CDS encoding glycerophosphodiester phosphodiesterase has protein sequence MRKIISVLVIFFMTGSIFAGGTVHAKTEGQHEWNTNKFLNIAHRGASGHAPEHTFASYDLVKKMKADYLELDIQLTKDGQLIAMHDTAVDRTTNGTGEVRDKTLSEIKSLDAGSWFNKAYPEKAKQEYVGQKVPTLEEIFQKYGRSMKYYIETKSPDVYPGMEEKLLALLKKYNLVGQNMSSSRVMIQSFSKDSLTKIHSMNKNIPLVQLLWYYPNENNEIVEWSGITHEPKSVTNEDFQEIKKYAVGIGPNLRNDNGELIIDESYMKMARNNGLLIHPYTINEKPDMRLLMKWGATGMFTNYPDRLHSVLKEK, from the coding sequence ATGAGAAAAATTATTAGCGTGTTAGTTATTTTCTTTATGACGGGAAGTATCTTTGCTGGGGGAACTGTTCATGCGAAAACAGAAGGGCAGCATGAATGGAATACGAATAAGTTTTTAAATATTGCACATCGCGGAGCAAGTGGACATGCACCTGAGCATACTTTTGCTTCTTATGATTTAGTGAAAAAAATGAAAGCGGATTATTTGGAGTTAGATATTCAATTAACTAAGGATGGCCAATTAATTGCAATGCATGATACAGCAGTTGATCGCACTACAAATGGAACAGGTGAAGTACGAGATAAAACATTAAGTGAAATAAAAAGCTTAGATGCAGGATCTTGGTTCAATAAAGCTTATCCAGAAAAGGCTAAGCAAGAGTACGTTGGTCAAAAGGTTCCGACTCTTGAAGAAATCTTCCAAAAGTACGGAAGAAGCATGAAGTATTACATTGAAACAAAATCACCAGATGTGTATCCAGGAATGGAAGAGAAATTATTAGCTTTATTAAAAAAATATAATTTAGTAGGTCAAAACATGTCTTCTAGCCGTGTTATGATTCAATCATTTAGTAAAGATAGTTTAACAAAGATTCATAGTATGAATAAAAATATTCCGTTAGTTCAACTACTTTGGTATTATCCAAATGAAAACAATGAGATTGTTGAATGGTCTGGCATTACACATGAACCGAAAAGTGTAACAAATGAAGATTTTCAAGAAATTAAAAAGTATGCAGTTGGTATTGGACCGAACTTACGCAATGATAACGGAGAACTAATTATTGATGAGTCATATATGAAAATGGCTAGAAATAATGGTCTGTTAATTCACCCTTATACAATTAATGAGAAACCAGATATGAGATTGTTAATGAAATGGGGTGCTACAGGAATGTTTACAAATTATCCTGATCGATTACATAGTGTGTTAAAAGAAAAATAA